The Salvelinus namaycush isolate Seneca chromosome 1, SaNama_1.0, whole genome shotgun sequence genome has a window encoding:
- the tnfaip8l3 gene encoding tumor necrosis factor alpha-induced protein 8-like protein 3: MDSDSGEQSEGDLSPGQECFNSRSLALQAQKKILSKMATMAVANLLTDDVSSEILDELYKASREFTKSKKEAHKIVKDVIKIALKIGILYRNHQFSPDELDTVERFKKKMNQAAMTAVSFYEVDYTFDHRILSELLLECRDLLHALVEQHLTLRSHTRIDHVFNHFAHGEFLAELYGDGEEYRLYLRKICNGINKLLDEGTL, translated from the coding sequence GCCAGGAGTGTTTCAACTCTCGCTCCCTGGCCCTCCAGGCACAGAAGAAGATCCTATCCAAGATGGCGACCATGGCGGTGGCCAACCTCCTGACGGACGACGTCAGCAGTGAGATCCTGGACGAGCTGTACAAGGCCAGCCGGGAGTTCACCAAGAGTAAGAAGGAGGCCCACAAGATTGTCAAAGACGTCATCAAGATCGCCCTGAAGATCGGCATCCTGTACCGCAACCACCAGTTCAGCCCAGACGAACTGGACACGGTCGAACGCTTCAAGAAGAAGATGAACCAGGCGGCCATGACGGCGGTCAGTTTCTACGAGGTGGACTACACGTTCGACCATCGCATTCTGTCAGAGTTGCTGCTGGAATGCCGGGATCTTCTGCATGCGCTGGTGGAGCAGCACCTGACCCTGCGGTCGCACACTCGCATCGACCACGTGTTCAACCACTTTGCCCACGGGGAGTTCCTGGCCGAGCTGTACGGAGACGGAGAGGAGTACAGACTGTACCTGAGGAAGATCTGCAACGGGATCAACAAACTGCTGGACGAGGGAACGCtttaa